aaaacctcgtcgtgttattttatgagtaaaaacggcagtttttattgaaatcgtcgtctttactttctacgtcggtcgattcataacttctgccgttctttgttggcattgattttacactgaggaaatctgtttcaaatagacgtcggttgtttaattatgtacgtcgttgtttttgaacagccatttgaaactccattttttagttgtctaaggttgtattacacgacggtgtttttagaaccgtcgtctttttataaaccacgacggttttcacttagaccgtcgttgttttctggtcgtctttttcactttttgtagtagtgaagtACATACAAATGAAACTAGAATGCATACAAGGAGTAACCTAAGTAGGTTAGGGTTATGGTAAAGTACAATCCCaacgaaaacaaaaagataagcTTAACTTAGATTGTACTTATATGCTCATCACTTGTTTTGATGTGAACAGCTGCATTTAGGTGAACTAATCTAAGCAGGTAggaagaaaccaaaaacattAACAATCATCTAAGCATATGTAGGACAATCCGAATGAAACAAAGAGATAAATGATGTGGCCACATGCAATTGGctcttaattattttatgtaaacCTCTCCACTAATTGTCAATTCGTTATTCATCATGCTAATTAATCAactaattaactaattaattactattagTTAAGTTGATTTCAACTTTCAAGTGAAGCTTAGGGGTGTGAGATGCGGCACAGCGTGCAGTCTTTCTAAGCATACCATTTGGGATTGGTGAAGAGGTGTTAGGTGTTAGGTGTTAGGGTTGAAGGAATATTTTGTTTGAAGCAAAGATATTCAAGAAGATTTGGAAGCTGGTCATGATGATATGTGATGAGAGGGAATCTAAGAATCTTGGGGGGTTAACAAATTGTGGTTCAAATGTTTGTGATTGGATTAAGAAACTTGCAAACCCTACAAGTTCCAACTTGCAATGTGAATATATATCACATGGGGAGGAACCATATATTGCTTTGTTCTCCAGCTGTTGTGGATTTTGGTTGATTTGCATAGGGCTCCAAGGCCACTTGGTTTTGTccatttgggttttgagtgaccCTGAGGATCTTATTATGCCACTCATGTCACCCACCATTGTTGTATCTTCCTATTTTCCATCACCCAATGCTCTTCCTATTTTCTATCACCCCAAAATTATTGTATGTGCCGATTATATCTAACACTTCTCTTGCAAACATGAATGCAAATCCTAGTATTATATGAGAGGTCCTACATGCATGCTATAAAAGGAAAGTTATATACAACCAAAGCATACAATAAGCCCGCATCTACCGGCTATAAATATGTACATATTCCCAACTCACAATTAAGAAACATAACAAGAGCTTGCATATCTCTCATTATGCATAAGGCTTCTTCAAGGCACTGGTTGTTCCCTCCCCCTCAAGGGCTTCCGACTTTGCCATCTCTACCGCACCAAGTGAGACATAGCCGGAGGCCATTGTCGGGGTATGGACAAGGCTTGCCTTGCTTCCATGTATACCTATCTGGTCATCCTAAGCTCAGCACTTGTTGCTCATGCACTTAACTAATTactcaaaggctccaagtctTCAGGGAGAGTGAACAGATATGCGCTTTAATGTAAGTGCTCCCACTTCaagttctatttttttttccagtcaGTCGTTTAAGTCTTTCATCTTAATATAATCAAACATTATTGTGGGAGCGATTTTCTTCCCACAAGAATATTCGTCtaagattccttcgtcttctttgcttatctttctccctgcaaaataaaTCGGAGTAAAATGACCACACtcgggggtgttggccaaaggccctctgGTGCCTAAGTTAGGTTGGGTGTTTGTAAGAAAActgggtggccggagccgtgtgtggtggccggagccttgtgtgtgtgagagagaataTGGCGGCTAGGGTTTGTGAGGGATAATTTCTGCAAAGTTTCAGTAGAAATTTAGACGTACCTTAATCCTTGTGCGTAGCCATATCTATTTATAAGGGGcctcggaggctagggtttcagaagaataattccgtagatggaaaTGAATTATTCTTCCCAATTTGGCGAGGTTGGtgtaattagggatttgatttaaatcaaatccctaattaaggcAAGAATCAAATACATctcatttaaatcaaataacctcccaattaggtcaaataattcccaaattgattggcttaattatttgacctatgAGAAAATATTTTGCTTCCACAATTATCATGTAAGCATGTTTCCTTTCAAGATATAtaaatgaaccaaaaaaaaaaaaaaaccagtaaAATTATTATGAGAAACAACAAAACTATAATAGAGAACTTGATACATAAAGGACCTTATGGTTATcatatgcaagaaaaaaatggaTTAAAAACGTACAAGTTATAACCCCATGATGTTGGCTGCATCAACTGTTCACTGAAACATCTCTGCAAGTGATCAACTACTCTTTAGACGACATGATTTCTCAGCCCAAGAAGCAGAGAAAAAATTGTATATATCAGAATCTCCAGCTCCATGAATTGGTGCCATATATAAGCCACCGGCAGTCACAAGATTGAATTCAAGGCTGAGCACTCACAAGATTGATGTTTCTGAGAAATGGCAAAGCGATTGACATCTCCGATCTTAAAAACGCGAGTGAAACAAGTGAAAGAAAGCGGGGCTCTTCTTCATCATGAAGGAATACTTGTATTGAAGAAGATTCCAAATTTCTTATTGATAAAGTATTGTATGTACAATTAAAGAAATAGTTTTAATATGTACGAATATATCTTACCAATAGTACATTGTGAGACTTTGTGCAAATCGTAAGTATAGATGGGCTTGTTAGATATACCATTATAGTTAGTAAAATATGTGACGAgtataatatgtatgtgtattattgggcaaaattttaaagattatACGGTGAAATTTCAAccattatataaaaatttaatgtaaaaaaatatagattAAATAGGCGAATAATGTGTGTCGTACTCTAAAATGTGCGAAAAATGTGGATTATTGGTGAAAAATAATTACACAAGCATATGATATGCGTACAATATGTTTGCTAGAAAAATgcatcttttttgtttcaaataaTTGAGAAGTGTAAGGAAAATGAAAGTGTTTTATGAAGAAATGTATGTATGCGTATATTCATGAATTTATTAACAAGAGATATCACCGAACATGTAGCCTCATCCTAGACATGGAGGGACATTCAAATGTTCACAACGTAGGTGCAAACCTTAAATCTCTAAGAACTAAAGTTTTGATACCTCGTTAAACAACTCCTAAATGTCAAAAACCTGATTGTCAAAAAAATTAGTTAACAATGTATATCAAACTGACGAAGTTAATCAAGAAGCtgattatataattattaatattattttggcaCATATGGCTCTTTAAGTATTTATgtaaatttctatttttagttttaacacTTAGATGTACAAAAGTACACCTCATCCctgaaaaaaggagaaaaggaaaaactataagagcatccacaattgGGGGGTGTAAAGCCACTTTTACATCCCCTTTACACCTCCAGGGAGTGTAAATACTTTTTTTGCTCCAATGAAAAAAGATGTAAATCTAAGATGTATAATTGTTTGGTTGTCTTAATTCGTTTTTGtgttaaatttgtattttatatttactttataaaattatttttttttgtattaggttaattttaatttttccaacaaatagacttaaaaatatttaaattcggAGAAGAtatgatttcattcaaaaacaTTGGGGGAGTATGAAAACCACAAATGAGCAAACAacatgtgaattttttttttctagcaaTTACTGTAGCCGTGGGTCCCAGTCTCTTATGAtgacttttctttatttttcttctcttttctcgaGTGGGTCCCGCCTGCAAGGGATGTAAAAATAGATGTAAatatacattttattttacatccCCATGATGGTGATGTATATTTATATCCCTTTATATCTCCCCATTAAAAACGATTCCGGTGACAAATAGtatatatttaacatacacTCCCATATACACTATCCCACTGTAGATGCTCTAAGTaaccaacaaataaaaagaccACACCAAAATCTGACTAACAGATAGCAAGTATAAAGTATCAAACTCAAccaattaaattgcttgccaCTTGATCACTTATACATACTCGGAGGCATAGTGACAAATTTGGTATGTACAAAGGCTTAGTACTCCGGTCGGGCCGGGGCAACAACCACTCTGACTGAACCGGCCGGTTCAACAGACTTATGTAGGAGGATAAACCTTATCCAAAAGAATCCAAATTTCCATGTACTTTCCAGTTTCCAATTGCGGCACAAATGAAAGCTCCACAATATTTCTCTCAACTGCCATTTTTTCACTGCCAAACTACCTTGGCCTTGTTGGTTAACTATCAAACCTCCATGGACAAAGTAGTTCCATTTCACATCCTTACCACTCCTTTCCTTCAAAACCCACTAAGCTCCAAGCCTCCCACAAGCCACTCACCCCCTTCTTTTGCTCCTTGTGATTCCCAACTCTGCGCTTCTCTTCCATCTTCTTTGCCAACACTTTCTTCAAGCTTTAACTTCTTGGATGACTTAGGTGAGCTAAAAACTTTGAATTCAGTGAAAGCAATGCATGCCCAGATGATAAAAATGTCTAACAAGAATTGTATTGATACCAAGGGAAAAAATTTGGTCACATATTACTTGGAATTTGGTGATTGTAGATCAGCTGCAATGGCTTTCTTTGTGAGTTCTGCACAAGATTACCGTTCATGGAGTTCTTCACTAGAGGAACTTAGAAGATTTGGGGGTGACCTACaaattcttgaatttttttgtgagTTTCATAGTGGGGGATTGATGATTGATAGCAAAGTTCTTTGCATAGTTTTGAAACTTTGCACAAGTTTGAAGCATTTGTGGCTTGGGTTGGAAATTCATGCTTGCTTAATCAAAAGtggatttgatttggatgtgTATTTGAAGTGTGCATTGATTAATTTTTATGGGACTTGTTGGGGAATAGAAAGTTCCAATCAGTTATTTCATGAAATGTCTGATCAAGAAGACATTGTGTGGAATGAGATAATCAAGCTCAACTTGAAGAATGGGAGAACTGTGGAGGCTCTGGAACTGTTCAGAAGTATGCAGTTTTCATCTGCTAAAGCCAACAGTACTACAATTGTCAAAGCACTCCAAGCATGTGGCAAACTTAGAGCTCTCAAAGAAGGAAAGCAAATTCATGGGTATGTTTTAAGATGGGCATTGGAGTCAAATTTGTCAATATGCAATTCACTTATTAGCATGTACTCCAGAAATGACAGACTAGATTTAGCTAGGACACTTTTTAATTCAATGGCAGGTCATAATTTATCATCATGGAATTCAATTATCTCTTCTTATGCTGCACTTGGTTGTTTGAATGATGCTTGGATTCTTTTCGATAAAATGGAATTGTCTGATGTGAAGCCAGACATTGTGACTTGGAATTGTCTTTTGTCAGGACATTCTCTTCATGGCTCATATGAAGCAGTCCAGGCCATCTTGCAGAAAATGCAAGACGCAGGCTTCAAGCCAAATTCAAGCTCCATTACAAGTGTTCTTCAAGCAGTTACTGAATCATGTTTCCTGAAACACGGGAAGGAAATTCATagttttgttttaagaaatgggcttgatgACTATGATGTTTATGTAGGAACTTCGTTAGTGGACATGTATGTGAAGAACAATTGTTTGTCCAGTGCTCAAAATGTCTTCATTAACATGAAGAACAAGAATATTTTTGCTTGGAATTCATTGATTTCAGGGTATTCCTTCAAGGGTCTTTTTGAAGATGCTGAACGGCTATTAGATAGCATTGGTGAGGAAGGAATCAAACCCAACTTAGTCACATGGAATGGTCTGGTTTCAGGGTATGCAATGTGGGGTCGCCATAAGGAAGCTTTATCGACGATTCATCGGATTAAAAGTTCAGGGTTAACCCCTAATGTGGTTTCTTGGACTGCTCTTATATCAGGCTGTTCACAAAATGAGAATTACACGGACTCCCTCAAATTTTTTATCCAAATGCAAGAAGAAGGTATCAGGGCAAACTCTGCCACCGTATCCATCCTACTTAAAGCTTGTGCAGGCCTATCTTTGTTGCACAAGGGTGAAGAGATACACTGCCTCTGTATCCGAAAAGGTTTTGTTGAGGATATATTTGTAGCCACAGGACTTATCAACATGTACAGTAAGTCAGGAAAGTTCAAAAGTGCCCATCAGGTTTTTAGGAAGATTAAGAACAAGACGTTAGCTTCTTGGAATTGCATGATTATGGCATTTGCCATTTATGGCTTTGGGAAAGAGGCTATTTctctgtttgatgaaatgcgAGGAGCAGGTGTGCAGCCAGATGCTATAACCTTCACAGCTCTGCTCTCTGGCTGCAAGAACTCAGGTTTAGTTGATGAAGGATGGAAATTGTTTGATAGCATGAGCACAGACTATAACATAGCTCCAACAGTTGAGCATTTCTCTTGCATGGTAGATCTTCTTGGAAGAGCTAGTTATCTTGATGAAGCTTGGGATTTTATTCAAACGATGCCATTAAAGCCGGATGCCACTATATGGGGTGCTTTTCTTGCATCCTGTCGAATCCATAAAAACTTGGCATTTGCAGAGATTGCAGCAAAGAATCTTTTTGAGTTGGAACCTCATAACCCAGCCAATTACGTCTTGATGATGAACTTATATTCTATGTCAAATAGATGGGATGATGTGGAGCGTCTTAAAGCCTTGATGAAGAATACAGGGGTGAAAAATGGACCTGTGTGGAGCTGGATACAAATTGATCAGGCAATTCATATGTTCTCTGCGGAAGGGAAGCCTCACACTGATGcaggaaaaatatattttgaattgtatcatttggttcatgaaatgaagaaattaGGCTATGAGCCTGATATTAGCTGTGTACATCAGAACATTGATGaggtggagaagaagaagctgctgCTAAGTCACACAGAGAAGCTGGCCATTACCTTTGGACTGATGAATATGAAAAGTGGAGAACCTATCCGGGTGATTAAGAACACGCGAGTTTGTTCTGATTGTCATACAGCAGCAAAATACATGTCATTAATACGTAAATGTGAGATTTTCATGAAGGATGGTATCCGGTTTCACCATTTCAGGGAAGGAGAGTGTACCTGCAATGACTGCTGGTAAGAAGGGAGTTAGATGCCCTCTTGAATCCTACATTGCCATCACCCATTCTGAAGGGGAGGATACTGGATGCTTCAATCAGCTCCAAAAGAGCTAAGATCAAAGCAGATGGGGTGAGAATTTTGACCTCAAAATTATCCTGTCTCCAGTGAATGGTCATTATAATGCACGAACCTTTACAGCAAGAGTTCAGGTTGTTGTGAAGTGTACACACTATTCTTTCACCTGTGTGATGACTGCTTAAGACAGTTTGTTAATAATGGAGTCCCTAAATAGGTATAGGGCTCAGCGATGCAGGGGTGCTGGACGGTTGAGATTAAATAATGGAAACTTTCTGTAGCATCTCAACCTATAAATGTTAATACAAGGTTAATGGAATTCAGGTTACCAGGAAGACCCTGACATGTAAAAGTACCTCAGGGTTCCATACTTCACCGATATGTGCAGTGAGTTTCATTGAATTCTACAacattaaaatttatataacaaAGAATAtgtcattttttattgaaacttcaACATATAATCCAAgtagtaaaaaaaaagaagtcaagCAATTACAATAATTTATTAAGAATGCGAATACATAGGTatatacaaaacaaacaactgCAGCAGTGGTTCTTTCCCCCTGAATCCTCCCTGCACTACAAGATGAAAAACCCCCAGTCCATAGATACCATCTCTTTCCAAGATAAATATTTACAGATCAGAGTCATACTAACATTAATACCACCATGCACGAAACCCAGGAACAATAAAACTCACAGTAGCTTTCCCTTTCCATTCATGGAGAGCTTATAAAAACCTTGAAAGCTCATCcttcaaatacaaatacgaGAAACCCCAGCGTCATTTTGAGAGTAAGAAAGACTATGCATGAGCAATTGGAAAGAGAGTAGGAGCTTCATCGGTCAGAAATGCAAAAACCAGCAATGTTCCCAAAACTTCTGTGAATGGAAGGAAAGCTTGTACTATCTCTACACAGCATCtgagacaaaaaaaacatggatGGTATAGCTATAGTCATCGTACTCCTGTGCCATCCCCCAAATCCACTAATGATTGATAGGTTCGGTTCGGTCCTGGACAGCCATCCTCTCTGAGACATCAGCCAAAGACTTCAGGTTGCACCTGATTAGGGCCTCAACAAAGTAGCATGTCTCATCCTTGGTATTCCCATCAGGCACATCCACTACAAAGGATTCAATAACAAGTGTCCCTAGTCTCCCATCAATAACCTCAGGGTGGACAGTAATAATTGACGAGTAATTCTGCAAATTTAAAGGACATATAGAAATGAGGTTGGATAGGTGTTCTCTTGCCACATAATAATACAGGAGTATAgagaaattttcaaatattaagggaaaaacagaaaattaattcactatttatataaattaaccaAATGCATATTGCAGTTGAAGGCAGAGATGCTGGCAGCCTTGTCTGCCTAAAACAAACAGACTGAACCAGACAAATATTGCTAAGGGCATATTACACGTTTTAAGATTACATCTTCAGACACATTCTGACTATTGCCAAAGGCAATCACCAAGGAACAACATTTGCAGGCACCTGCCATTTCAAGGGCCACATGTTACATGCATGGCCCACCACAATGTAGCATGTGAGGTAATTGGTTGGGACCAAGACATGGCCCCAACGACGTCTAAGTGCCGGTGGCTGTCACCAACAAGCAGCTGTTGCCAGCAGTCCTGTACAAATTCTCTTTACTCTTTTTATAAAGAGAAAGTGGAACAAATCAATTACTGACTTTGGAACTGTGACTTAAGCATCAAAAGGGTGGCAACTCATTTTCAATGTGCTTAAGAACAGCCAGAGACAAATAAGCAGTGATGTCATTAACCAGTAACTAGCCATCTTGCTTCTACATTTATGAATTCATGGAAAGACAAATGTTAAGGTTTCTAGTGCATACTCTAATACTCAGATGGTCCAAGTCGTCAGGGCCAGAGCTATTACTTGAATTTTGGCAAATggatatattcaaaataaaatttgacaaaagCAATGAACTCCAAGCTAAATGGGGTCATTCATGACATATTCTGCTTACTAAAGAACACAGTCACAAATTAACATAGATGAAAACCTTAAACATGCAGAAAGAAACAGTTCTGTGCCGAAATATCTTGTTTTTAGTTCTGCCATGTGTACCACAAGTTTTACTTTAATCTATCTAAAAACTAATATAGCCATCCATGGTGATGTCACCAGTTATCAGTATGGTGATCTCCAACCAGTTACGCAGACTGTGCACCACAAGTATACTGCTGGAGTTGTGGAATACACCACATTTGCACAGCATAATAACAAAAGGGCTAAGTAGACAGCCAGATTAGATTGCAAGCAGAGTGCAGCTATCTTAGTGGTATTTCTTACAATTCCTTTCACATCTACACCACCAGAAAAGTTCACTTCCTATTATACAATAAAATGGATAAAGGAAGTCCACAGAAGTAGGCAAAAGAGACAAGAAGACTTCTTACCCTTAGCCTATGATCACCACCAACAATCTTGATGCCAAGAATgtgctcatcatcatcaagaagCTCCAGCCTCTCAGTGCTGGTCGTTGCAGGAAGCCCAGATTTAACATTCACTTCTCTAACGCTCCCAATGCCAAGGTCCCCCTTCATGGTGCATCGGCTAACAAAGGGCTTGTACTTCTGCGGTTGATCAAATCTTCTCACCAATGACCATACCTGATAAAAGACACCATCAAACATGAGTTAGGCGTTAAAGCAAGAGCTGCGAAACTTCTACTAGATCTCTGccattaaaatattagcaTTTTGTTTGGTTACTGAGAAAGTGTAAGAAAGGAAATTGTACCAACTTGCTTTTATCTCCGTAGAAGCTAAAGTTTGAAGAAATaaatggagaaagaaaaaaccactCAAttcttagtttttcttttagaCTTTCTTACGACTTTTCAGCAACCATATGGATTATAAACTTacaaaacaatacaacaaactGTGGAACGGAAAACTTGAAGACATATTAAGCCCAGctattttaaattcaattcccctaatcagattgcatcctccAAAATGGCATGCAAACCAAACCCAGCTGAAGCTGCATGTCAATTATAGTACAAATTATCATCCTCTGTTACCAAAAATACTTTCAGTAACCACAAATTCATTGAAAATAACAATCAAACTCGAATCTTACAAAGACCCAAAAGCTAATCACCTAATTCTTAACGCAAACCGGACCCAATTGAACAAAAACAACGAAAACCCAGaagaataaacataaaaaagaaaccaaaaacatcTTCAAATCGTCCCCAATTTCCCAGATCTCCATAAACCAAGAAAGTCAAACATAgcaaaaatcatttatttaacAAAAGTCAAACAACCCAACACCaaccaaatcaaaagaaacagaatTCAGAGCTTGACCAGACGgtccacagagagagagagagagagagagacttacGAGATGCGCAGGGGCCTTGATGTGCCTAACCAAAGCCGAAGTGCACTGGGTCTCTCTGGGCTCATGCCTGTGGTGCCTTTGTATGTACTGCGCCTCCATTGAATCACCACCACTGCTCATTTCTGATAAATTTGGTTACTTCCAATCCCAATCTCTCAAACTATTTCTTTCTCCACAAATGAGGATATCAGAGAGGCAATACAAGAAGACAGACGCTTCCAGagaaagacagagagaaagagtaaaaagctttttcctttatttatttttctctctcttaatttcttgtagagagagaaagagaggggcgaaaaaaaaaatacagccTTAGCTTAGCTTGGCGGGTTATCAAAAATCCATGAGAGAGTCCACTCTCTCCACCGACAATGCAATTTTTTAATCTATATAATAAGCCCAAAGCCTGCGTTTTTCCTTTGGGCCCATTATtggtttatattttaaaagtgcTTTATGCCTTTGTCagattatcttcttctttttttattagttaAAATTGGGAAAAAATCGTACATTTTCTCTAGGGTTACATGGTGGTGATGGTTTTGTTGGTCACAGTCCACTCTCTGCCTTTGAATTGGGTTGGTTGGCCAAGTGGGTGCTTTTTTGGGTAGCTTTTGGTTTTAGTGGGTTTGGGTTCTGCtggcttttgttttattagcCACTCAGTAAGTGGATGATTTTTAAAGTCAAGATTTGAGAAGTGGGGTTGGGGATGATGCCCACTTGCTGCTGCTTTGCTTAGTTGCTAACATGACTCTTACagatcatttttcatttttttcacatTATTTAATTAGCTTCATATCATGACAAGGAAATTTCCTATTAACCCATCACTTCCTT
Above is a window of Prunus persica cultivar Lovell chromosome G2, Prunus_persica_NCBIv2, whole genome shotgun sequence DNA encoding:
- the LOC18786122 gene encoding pentatricopeptide repeat-containing protein At4g01030, mitochondrial, with amino-acid sequence MKAPQYFSQLPFFHCQTTLALLVNYQTSMDKVVPFHILTTPFLQNPLSSKPPTSHSPPSFAPCDSQLCASLPSSLPTLSSSFNFLDDLGELKTLNSVKAMHAQMIKMSNKNCIDTKGKNLVTYYLEFGDCRSAAMAFFVSSAQDYRSWSSSLEELRRFGGDLQILEFFCEFHSGGLMIDSKVLCIVLKLCTSLKHLWLGLEIHACLIKSGFDLDVYLKCALINFYGTCWGIESSNQLFHEMSDQEDIVWNEIIKLNLKNGRTVEALELFRSMQFSSAKANSTTIVKALQACGKLRALKEGKQIHGYVLRWALESNLSICNSLISMYSRNDRLDLARTLFNSMAGHNLSSWNSIISSYAALGCLNDAWILFDKMELSDVKPDIVTWNCLLSGHSLHGSYEAVQAILQKMQDAGFKPNSSSITSVLQAVTESCFLKHGKEIHSFVLRNGLDDYDVYVGTSLVDMYVKNNCLSSAQNVFINMKNKNIFAWNSLISGYSFKGLFEDAERLLDSIGEEGIKPNLVTWNGLVSGYAMWGRHKEALSTIHRIKSSGLTPNVVSWTALISGCSQNENYTDSLKFFIQMQEEGIRANSATVSILLKACAGLSLLHKGEEIHCLCIRKGFVEDIFVATGLINMYSKSGKFKSAHQVFRKIKNKTLASWNCMIMAFAIYGFGKEAISLFDEMRGAGVQPDAITFTALLSGCKNSGLVDEGWKLFDSMSTDYNIAPTVEHFSCMVDLLGRASYLDEAWDFIQTMPLKPDATIWGAFLASCRIHKNLAFAEIAAKNLFELEPHNPANYVLMMNLYSMSNRWDDVERLKALMKNTGVKNGPVWSWIQIDQAIHMFSAEGKPHTDAGKIYFELYHLVHEMKKLGYEPDISCVHQNIDEVEKKKLLLSHTEKLAITFGLMNMKSGEPIRVIKNTRVCSDCHTAAKYMSLIRKCEIFMKDGIRFHHFREGECTCNDCW
- the LOC18785845 gene encoding abscisic acid receptor PYL9, which translates into the protein MSSGGDSMEAQYIQRHHRHEPRETQCTSALVRHIKAPAHLVWSLVRRFDQPQKYKPFVSRCTMKGDLGIGSVREVNVKSGLPATTSTERLELLDDDEHILGIKIVGGDHRLRNYSSIITVHPEVIDGRLGTLVIESFVVDVPDGNTKDETCYFVEALIRCNLKSLADVSERMAVQDRTEPINH